One part of the Vicia villosa cultivar HV-30 ecotype Madison, WI linkage group LG6, Vvil1.0, whole genome shotgun sequence genome encodes these proteins:
- the LOC131614742 gene encoding uncharacterized protein LOC131614742, which translates to MAAAHAFFAQDQGTTFNLEYTWRLLKDEPKWMGESIGSSLKITKTSGSGASLENPNTPSGYEFHSSSPMERPMGQKAAKRKGKTNEIPTAKQDEGNKRTTTMERLAQCKKDEIEVKIIQIMMKDTSTMSDNQRDIHEKYLYIDVQFRRRFRMHRHIFLQIVDALGNHDEYFQMRVDATGKMGLSPLQKCTSSIRMLAHGSPADSVDEYVRIGESTSIECLQRFVQGVNAVFGAEYLRKPNNTDVEHLLQMGESRGFLGMLGSIDCMHWEWKNYPVAWKGQYCRGDHGSNNDVNVLNQSNVFNDILEGHAPNGEKKKLFAQHQESARKDVERTFGVLQSRFAIIRGPARAWHMETLKYTIYACIILHNMIVEDERHTYGGNFDYSYDNVDNNSTTEIFSGPHPNLATRLQRRASICEKQVHRQLQGDLVEYVWERFGHEDDEI; encoded by the exons ATGGCCGCTGCACATGCTTTTTTTGCTCAGGATCAAGGTACAACATTCAATCTTGAGTACACATGGCGACTGttaaaagatgaacctaaatGGATGGGAGAATCGATTGGAAGTTCTTTAAAAATAACAAAGACTTCTGGTAGTGGGGCATCATTGGAGAACCCAAATACACCTTCAGGTTATGAGTTTCACTCTTCATCACCAATGGAGCGTCCAATGGGACAAAAAGCAGCAAAAAGGAAGGGTAAGACAAATGAAATTCCAACTGCTAAGCAAGATGAAGGGAATAAAAGAACAACGACAATGGAAAGACTAGCGCAATGTAAGAAGGACGAGATAGAAGTCAAGATAATTCAAATCATGATGAAAGACACTTCTACTATGAGCGATAATCAACGAGatattcatgaaaaatatt TATACATAGATGTTCAATTCCGAAGAAGGTTCAGAATGCATAGGCATATATTTCTTCAAATTGTAGATGCCCTTGGAAATCATGATGAATATTTCCAAATGAGGGTCGATGCAACTGGTAAAATGGGTCTTTCACCATTGCAGAAATGTACATCTTCTATTCGTATGTTGGCGCATGGGTCTCCTGCTGACTCTGTAGACGAATATGTTCGAATCGGTGAAAGCACTTCAATTGAGTGCTTACAAAGATTCGTTCAGGGCGTGAATGCTGTATTTGGGGCTGAGTATTTGAGAAAGCCTAACAACACTGACGTTGAACATCTTTTACAAATGGGAGAGTCACGTGGCTTTCTAGGTATGTTGGGTTCCATTGATTGTATGCATTGGGAATGGAAAAATTATCCTGTTGCATGGAAAGGACAATATTGTCGAGGTGATCATG GTTCAAACAATGACGTTAATGTGTTAAACCAATCCAACGTGTTTAACGATATTTTGGAAGGACATGCTCCCAAT GgagaaaagaaaaaattatttgctCAACATCAAGAATCAGCTAGAAAAGATGTGGAGCGGACATTTGGAGTGCTTCAATCTCGATTTGCAATTATACGTGGCCCAGCGCGTGCCTGGCACATGGAGACCCTCAAGTATACCATATATGCCTGCATCATATTGCACAACATGATTGTGGAAGACGAACGACATACATATGGAGGTAATTTTGATTACTCTTATGATAATGTGGATAACAACTCAACAACTGAAATATTTAGCGGTCCTCATCCGAATCTTGCAACAAGACTACAAAGAAGAGCAAGTATTTGTGAAAAACAAGTTCATCGTCAACTTCAAGGAGATCTAGTCGAGTATGTTTGGGAACGTTTTGGACATGAAGATGATGAAATTTAA